The sequence below is a genomic window from Lolium perenne isolate Kyuss_39 chromosome 4, Kyuss_2.0, whole genome shotgun sequence.
CTAGCTGTTTTTATGGATTGTAACCTAGAGATGTTGTTCTGGAACGTTCGTGGCACAAACGATCCAGCTAAAAAGAGTGCCGTTAGGGAGTTCATGGAGAGTTTGCATGTGAGCATTGTGTGTATTTCGGAGACCAAAGTTTCGGAGGTGGATGAGTTCTATATTTCACAGTGTTTGGGCCCGTCTTTTGACGGGTTTGTGTTTTTACCGGCGGATGAGACTAGAGGTGGAGTGGTTCTAGCTTGGGACTCCTCGGTGATCCAAGTTAGCCATGTGAGCCGGGATTCCCACGCCATCACCGGAGAGATCACTAGTAGGGATGGATCTAAGTGGTGGCTTACCACTGTGTATGGACCCCAGACGGTTGAGGAGAAAATCTTGTTCCTGGAGGAGTTGTCGGAGAGAAGGTCCCTCTGCCTTGGGCCATGGATGGTGGCTGGAGACTTCAATATGATCCTAAACGCATCGGAGAAAAACAATGAGAATCTGGACCGTAACATGATGCAGCGCTTCAGAGCTTTTGTCCATGAGCATGAGCTTAAGGACCTTTATATGCATGGGAGGACCTTTACCTGGAGCAATGAGAGAGAAAGAGCTACCCTCACACGCATCGACAGGGTGCTAGTCTCAGTGGATTGGGACCTTCAGCACTTTGATGCAGTGCTGCAAGGTCTCTCCTCGTCGATCTCGGACCACGCACCGCTACATCTGGCCCTCAACGCGGCATTCAGGCCAAAAAGGAGATTTAGGTTTGAAAACTGTTGGTTAAAGCTGGATGGGTTCGATGAGGCGGTTAAGGAGGCATGGGTTTGTGACCCTGCAATTGTTGACCCTTTCCGGAGGTTAGATGCACTCTTCAGAAGTGCCGCAGAGCACCTACAGTCATGGGGACAAAAGAGAGTGGGGAACATCAAGTTAAACATTGCGATCGCAAACACCCTGATTCTGCGCCTAGACGTGGCACAGGAGAGGCGTACGCTCACGCCCGGTAGAGTTACAGCTTAGGAAGATGCTCAAGCAATCAGTGCTGGGGCTTGCATCGTTAGAGCGCACAATGGCGCGTCAAAGATCGAGGATTCGCTGGTTGAGGGAGGGGGACGCCAATACGGCGCTCTTTCATGCCGTGGCCAATGGTAGAAGAGTGAAAAACTACATCGCCTCAGTGAAGGTTGGAGAGGAGCTTGTCACGGATCAGGAGAGGAAAGTGGAGGCTTTCACTGAAGCCTTCTTCCAGTTGCTTGGGAGGATGCAACCTAGGGACCATTCCGTTGATTTCGAAGAGCTGGACATTCCAACAGCCCAGCTTCAGGAGTTAGACGACATGTTCACTGAGGAGGAAATATGGGGAGTGGTCAAGGAGTTGCCCCCTGATAGGGCGCCTGGACCAGATGGGTTCAATGGAGCTTTCTATCAGAGAGCGTGGCCGGTTATCaagggtgacatcattgctgggcTGCTGAAACTCAGTGTCGGAGATGGCCGTGGCTTTGCCCGCCTAAATAGAGCCCTGATCACGCTGATCCCCAAAAAACCGGATGCTACGGAGGTTAAGGACTACCGCCCTATTAGTTTGGTGCATAGCTTTGCCAAACTGTTCTCCAAACTAATGGCTAACAGACTCCGGCGTAGACTGGGAGAGGTGGTGAGTACTAATCAGTCGGCTTTTATCCGAGGTCGGTCCCTGCATGACAACTTCATTCTTGTGAGGCAAGTGGCGAGGAAAATCAACCAGCAGAGACAGTCTGGAGTACTGCTGAAACTTGATCTCACAAGAGCCTTTGACTCGATTTCTTGGAGTTTCCTTTTTGAGGTGCTACGGCGCATGGGGTTTGGAGAGCGCTTTCTAAAATGGGTCTCCGTACTGCTGAACACGGCAAACACCAGAGTTCTGGTGAATGGGGTCCCTGGATGCCGATTCGTCCATGCCAGGGGACTGAGACAGGGCGATCCCACGTCACCGATGCTTTTCGTCGCGGCGATGGAAGTACTTACGGCGGCGGTGAAGAAAGCCACGGAGAGCCAGCTCTTTTCCAGGCTTGCGGGGATCTCGGAGCATCAGAGAATATCGGTCTATGCGGACGACGTGGTTATCTTCTGCAAACCGCAGGTTGCAGAGTTGGAAGCGGTAAAAGCCATTCTGAGAGTGTTTGGCGAGGCCTCCGGGCTATGTGTAAACTATAGGAAGACCTCGGCCACGCTGATTAGAGGATAGGACGGAGATGTCGACCGAGTTGCGGAGACCTTGGGTTGTGAGGTAGTGGGTTTCCCTATCAAATACCTGGGGATGCAGTTGGCTTTGAGACCGCTGACTAGAGCGGAGTGGCAACCGCTGATCGATCAAGTCATTCACTGCGTCCCAGCCTGGCAGAGGGGGATGATTCAGAAATCAGGGAGGCTTGTTCTCATTAAGTCCGTGATAAGTGCCAGGCCGATCCATCAGCTTATGGTCATCGAGGCCCCAGCTTGGGTGCTTGAGGAACTGGTTAAATGGATGAGAGCCTTCTTTTGGGCTGGGAAGAGAGAGGTCAATGGAGGCCAATGTCTGGTAGCTTGGGACGCTATATGCAAACCAACTAGGTTCGGAGGACTTGGAGTGAAAGACCTGAGGCTGCAAGGACTGGCACTAAGGGTGAGATGGTGCTGGTTACGTCGTACAGATCCATCTAGGCCATGGCAAGGGCTGCCCGCTCtccgcgacccggaagctaacgAGGTGTTCCAGAGTTTGGCGGAGTTCAAAGTGGGGGATGGAGAGAACACCCTCTTCTGGACTGACAGATGGATCAATGGGAGAAACGCTGGAGAGATAGCTCCCGAGATGGTGGCCCTAGTCCCTACTAGGAGGAGGAACGCGAGGAAGGTGAGTGAGGCCTTGCAGGATGACACCTGGCTCTCAGATGCTGTTGGAGAGCTGTCGCTAGACGGATGGATGCAGTGCGCTTTGCTTTGGGAGGAAATGGAAAGGGTACCCCGGGAGGGCGGCAGGCCGGATCTGATCACTTGGAAGGGCTCGGCGTCAAGTAGATACACCGCGAGAGCGACCTACGACATGCTTTGCCAAGGGAGGATCAGTTGGGAGATGGCAAAGCCGCTATGGAGATCTTTTGCGCCACTCAAGTGTAAAATCTTTGGCTGGCTGGCGCTGAGATATAGACTTTGGACCTCGGATAGGAGGACCCGACACGGGTTGCAAGAACACTCGTATCCATGCCCTACTTGTCTTCAGGAGGAGGACAACGTCAACCATATCCTGGTGCAATGCCCTTATGCCAAGATGGTGTGGTTCGGATGCTTGAGAAGGCTGGGATCACAGCTACAGGAACCACAGGAGAACACCAATCTAGAGAGATGGTGGACGGAGGCGAGGAAGAGGCTGCGGAGGGAGGACAGGAGAGGTTTTGACACGCTAGTTTTACTGATTGCCTGGACTCTCTGGAAGCAAAGGAACGCCAGGGTCTTTGGGAACCTACAGAGGCAGCTTTCCACGGAGCAGATGATAGACTCGGTACTTGAGGAGTTCAGCCTTTGGTGGGCTGCGAGAGGAGGAGAGCGGAGAGGCATGCTGCGAGAGTAGGTTTCTAGGCTAGGTGGTGTGTGTAGGTTGGCCACGGATAGATGTACGCATCCGCCGTCGGTCTCTTGTATCTTGTTTGCTACCTTCTATAAAGATTTGGCACGCCGTTCGCGTGCCCGCGAAAAAAAAGACAGATACTCACAATGGCATTGCACTAACTCAGCTGATCTACTGCGTCGAGTGAATATGCATAATTGCAAAGACATATCAACACCAATATCATCTTCAGAGAAGCTCAGCAAATCTGCAGGAGTTTTGCTCACGGATGACATGGCCTTCAGTTATAGAAGTACAGTGGGAGCTTTACAGTATTTGTGCTTAACTCCACCAGATATCGCGTTCTCAGTAAACCGAGTGTGTCAATTCCTTGCCACTCCAACAGATATGCATTGGTCAGCTGTAAAACGGATACTGAGGTACGTTAAGGGTACAATTAATCTTGGGTTGCAAATTCAGAGATCATCGTCCACGGAGCTCAATGTTTATACGGATGCGGACTGGGCAGGTTGCCTGGATGATCGTCGCTCAACCGGTGGCTATGAAGTGTTTTATGGACCAAATCTGGTGTCATGGAGCTCACGAAATCAACCGACAGTTAGTCGCTCAAGTACATAATCGGAGTACAAGGCGATAGCAAATGGGACGTCTGAAGTCACATGGTTGCAGTCAGTTCTAAGGGAACTGGGAGTGTTTCAGTCTCGAGCACCCACGTTGTGGTGCGACAATCTTGGAGACACATTTCTTACCGCAAACCCTATGTTTCATGTGAGAATGAAACATATAGAGATTGACTTCCATTTTGTACGGGAGAAGGTTTCTGCAGGAGCACCGCAGGTTCACTTCATTTCGTCCCGAGATCAGCTAGCTAACATATTTACAAAGGCACTAAATAGAGATGTCTTTTGATCGACTGAAATTTGAGTTGTGCTTAGCTAGTACATGTTTGGATCGAGGGGGACTGCTAAAAGGTTAGGCGTAACCATACTGAAGATACGATCCTAACCTGTATAGATGATCTAGTCGATAGATTAAGATAGATAGATAACTCATTTCACTTTGAATATTCCTTCCCTCGCTAATATTACTAACCTGTTTGGCAATTGGTTAAATGAGATTGGTAAAAAAACTAAGGCGCTCATTCGAGTAGGGGTTTGTGCTTTAGTTTGGCGATCTGGAATTGCCGTAATGATGTTATTTTTAACAGGGTTGCAAAACCAAACTTCTTACAGGTTATCCACAGGGCTGCTTCATCAATTCAATGTGGTTCTACCTTCTTCTCACGGAGCAGCGGAAACCTTTGGATACTAGATGCAATCGGCTGATGGCGGCTGTACGGGCTATCTTCAGCCAGGATGGTTGGTTGCATACTAAACGTCTCGTTGGCTGATCTTTGTATCAACCCTTTGTGATCCATGAGTTGTAAACCTTGATATTTGACGTGTTGCTATTAATAAgtgaaaagccgtgtgcatcgttTCGGTGCAGAGGCTGGGACTGtgctcccatttcgaaaaaaagatAGATAACTCATGGTTGTTAGTTTGTTGAGTTGTATCACAACCGAATTTAAACCCTAGCTCTATGAGCTCTATATAAATACATCAGACGCCGGTTGCTAGAGGCACGGCACAATCTATTCTTCCTCTTTCTTTTATACGGCCAACAATGATCGGCGCCCTACCCTACCGAGACGGAGTGGCGGAATCAGCATCCGCGATGGGGCTAGGTCATCTTCCTCGGCACCGTCGCCCCTCCGCCCGAAAAAGGAGCCAACGGTGAAGGAGGAACCGCCCTTGCCGCCTCGCAGCCGCTTGTACCTCGAGCGCCGAACGCCGATCCTCCCGCCGGTCCTACCGTTCCAGCCGCCGCAGCCAGAGAAAAAGTGGTGGTGAATGGAGAAGATAAAGTAGGAGGAAACAACTATAGATGGTAGTATCTACTTCCTCGGATCCAAACTTTGTACCAGCAGATGGTGAAATCAAGAGTTGCGGAGAGAAGGAAACGAAAGACTAAAGATTATTCATGTTGCCCTGATGTTCTCCTGCAACGTGTTTCCACGCTACTGAAAGTTGTAACACATTGCTGAATTGTTGAATTTTTTCTAGTCCTATTTTCGTCAGGTTGCACAATTGGGCAGCTCCATTGTAAAGGGCTTGGACTTGTGAATCCGTTGGCATTGTTCAAATCGAGAACTGCATCACGCATGctgttcttttatttttattatttgcGGGTTGCATCATGAATGCTCAATTAggatcacaaaaaaaaaacacagtGGACAGGGACAGAAATTTCAGAACATTGATAAGATCAGGTAAGAGAACAACATCAACAATTTAGTTTGAATGGGCGAACTACAGCTGTATGTGACGACCATACAAGACAAGTTAATGTACTAAGATCGAACACATTACACTTCGCTTAGAATTCGGATCTAATTGACAGCTCCAAACGAGAAGAATCCCTGAACACATTACACTTTGCTAAGAAATTCGGATCTAATTGACAGCTCCAAACGAGAAGAATCCCTGAAGCGATGGAGCGTGAAGGCAGGCCGCCGCTACGGTGTTGTAGCTGCACCCCATGTAGAGAAGTGCTTCTTGGTCGTTGTGATCAGCCAAGAGGTTTCGCAGGTCCTCTGGAAGCTCCCAGCTAGCTGATGGCGCAGGCTGGTGTGTGTCGACCTGTTGGATGTTGTTCTTCTCCGCCTCGACCGGGGGAGTTTGCTCCTCTGATTCCCAGTCATCATCATCCCAAGGCTTGAGCAGCAGGTGCACTTCTGATTCCCTGTCTAGTGAGTCCCAGTCGAAGTCCTCTTCTTCCACGACCACGGGGAGAGTTTGCTCTTGTTGTTGTGGCCCGAGAAGCTCTTCCATGGTGCAAGACATCCGGCCCATGTCGTCGTCAGCTTCAGGCGCGTGATGGGGCACCTCCGTGGACGCAGCCGGCGACGAAACGGGCGCGGCAGACGTGAACCACACCGGACGGTCCCCGTGCTCCATCTCCACGGGTGCTGGGACGGGAAAGGGCGTCCACATCTTGCGTACGTGCGAGCTCGCGGCAGGCGCCGGGACGGGGGCTGCCATCCGCATCTTCTTGGAGCAGGGCGGAGCGTTGGCCGCGGCAGCAGGCGCTGGCCTCTTGTGCGATTGTGGCGCGGGTGGCTCTGCTGGTTCTTGACGAAGCAGCTTGTACGCGTCGGATtcttggcgggcggcggcgggcgcgtgCTGAGCGAGATGGATCTTGCAGAGCACCATCTCCCCGCCGGCGACGACGGCCTCCGGACGCAGGCAGCGGTACTCCTTCATGACCCAGCCGGTGGTGGCCTTGCCCTTCTTGAACGACAGTTGCTTGGCCTCGCCGACCTTGGCCCCCTCATGGTAGACGTCCTCGGTTGTCTGGACGGCCCAGGTGCCGGCCCCGGCGCGGCGCACGACCCGGGCGTCATTCCCGCTCTTGCGCCTGCAGGTCGTGAAGAAGAAGCGGTCGCCGGTGCCGGCGGCGTTAGGCACGGGCGCGAACCGGGCGGCGAGGTCCCTGGGCTCGCAGGCGTAGACGTCGGCGTGGCGGATGAGGCCGTCGGCGCCGTGCGGCAGCGGCGTGCCGGCGAGGAGGCGCGGCAGGAAGTAGGTCACGGCCTCCTCCTTGGAAGGCTTGAACTGGTGGTGCCTGTAGAAGTCGTCGAGCTGCCCGTCCACCTCCATGGATCGGACGCGGAGCTGCTCTGCGTCTAGGTTGACTGGATGGCGGGAGGGAGAAAGCTAGGTTGGATggcgggagagggagagggagagggagtggTGCCGGATGGAGAGTGGGATTCAGCTACTTATAGACGAAATCACGCGTAATATTGGCGGCCGAGGGTTTGGGTTTGAAGTCGATTTCCAATTCAATACGCGGTGGTGGCTTTCCATGTTTTGTTTCCAATCGGTTTCCACTTTCCAATCGAAATCACTCGCATACTGCTCACTTTCCATGTTTTGTTTCCATGTTTTGATTCCGTGAGGCATGTCATTCTCTTTGAGCACGCACGTTGACCACTGCTTGACCTCGCTCTCGCTCCGCGCAGGCCGGCGTACGTGCACACGATGTGCCTAGCTACTTGTGACAAAGCATGGATGTTCAGTGAATACATACAGCCTGAGCTATGTGCGATTTGCAATAACTAGGCAGCCTGGCCTGCACGTTCTTTCTGCCTTCTCTTATTTTATTGGGTTTATCTTATTTTTTCTGAATATACTTTGTTTTCTGGCAGTGGTTTCTCAGAGATTTGACAGGAATGCTCGGAGGCATATTGTTGGCCTTTTATCAGGTACCCAGTTTTCTTACTAATTAGAATATGGCGCATTATCACTGTACTGCTGGACTAATTTATTTACAGATGAGATCATTTACGTGATCAGTCCATTATTTGCCTACTCCGAGCCTCCATCCGGGGCATCTCGCAGGGATCGGCGCCTTGGTCATGGGTTCCTCCCGCTCCACCACTGGCACGGCGCTGACCACCTGGTTGGTGGCTACACCGTACCGCAATAGAAGCTCTCCTGGCTCGGACGCCACCCGCACTGGGGACGAGGCCAAGTACTTCTTAAGTTCCTTCAGCGATCGCTTCACTTCAAGCGTCCACTCGATCAACGGGCCCCTTCGACTTCAAAGGTTTGAAGAAAGGAAGGGCCCGTTCCCCTAGACGGGAGATGAACCGGCCCGAAGCGGTGATGCAACCGTTCATGCGTTGTACATCCTTGACCCTTCGGGGGATCTGCATGTCCTCGATGGCCTTGATCTTATCcgggttagcctcgattccttGGTGTGAAAC
It includes:
- the LOC127347882 gene encoding uncharacterized protein: MEVDGQLDDFYRHHQFKPSKEEAVTYFLPRLLAGTPLPHGADGLIRHADVYACEPRDLAARFAPVPNAAGTGDRFFFTTCRRKSGNDARVVRRAGAGTWAVQTTEDVYHEGAKVGEAKQLSFKKGKATTGWVMKEYRCLRPEAVVAGGEMVLCKIHLAQHAPAAARQESDAYKLLRQEPAEPPAPQSHKRPAPAAAANAPPCSKKMRMAAPVPAPAASSHVRKMWTPFPVPAPVEMEHGDRPVWFTSAAPVSSPAASTEVPHHAPEADDDMGRMSCTMEELLGPQQQEQTLPVVVEEEDFDWDSLDRESEVHLLLKPWDDDDWESEEQTPPVEAEKNNIQQVDTHQPAPSASWELPEDLRNLLADHNDQEALLYMGCSYNTVAAACLHAPSLQGFFSFGAVN